The region AAAAGAATACTTGGATTGGGTGCTGTGTGGGCTTCTTGTTCTCTGTTTGTCACCCAATACAAAACACCTAATAAAGTCTGATTATGTGACAAAAGAGGCAGATATCAAAGCCAGCTCCCTCTGAGTCACTCACATAATAGACAAAAGACATGTCAGCGTATAAGACTTCACACAGTCCCTGTCCCAGAAGAGAAGACCAGGGCctatattcacaaagcatctcagtgttggctaggatcagtttagccttttagatcataattaatagtattatatggacaggggggacctgatcctggatcagcatcCCTRATCTGATTCACTAYAGGGCCAAACTGAGCCGAGCCGAGCTGTACCAtgctggcctggttacgcatccaccACAGTTGCTGGAACCTGCTGGAAAGATGTGAAAATAAATATCCACACCTGCACAGTATGGCTCCTGTTGTCCCTATTCTGACTGAGGCATGaaacgctttgtgaatacaggacCAAGGGCCATCCAGGAGCCATCAGGGGCCATCTAGGAGCCATCCGGAAGCCAACCAGGGGCCATCAGGAGCCATACAGGAGCCATCCAGGAGCCAACTAGGAGCAATCCAGGAGCCTTCCAGGAGGCATCCAGGGGCCATCCAGGAGCCAACTAGGAGCCATCCAGGAGCCAGATGAACTAAGTCTATCGTACTTGGGAAAGGTTTGCACCTGTTATTTCCAAAAGGGACTATGGCATCAAAGGTAAGAATTAAAGGTACAATTGAGTTTAGGAGAAGGATCGTCAAATCTTGTTTGCACTAGCTAGTTAACTCAATTTACTTCTGGGGGCGGAAGTGCCAACATCTGAACTAGCGAAAACAGCAGATGGCATGCAAGGGAAGAAAACTACAtttgagagaagaaaaaaaaaagaaaaaaaaatagaatagaaAAGAAGGGAACTGCCTATTACACAATACAGTGATGCAGTATGTCTATGATTAAGGTGTTGTTTTCTTCCAGATGAGACAGTAGtgaggaagttagaggtagaggtagaaagGTATTGAGAGGTGTTGTATTAATGGGTGAGGAGGTTAGAGGTAGGAAGGTATTGAGAGGTGTTGTATTAATGGGTNNNNNNNNNNNNNNNNNNNNNNNNNNNNNNNNNNNNNNNNNNNNNNNNNNNNNNNNNNNNNNNNNNNNNNNNNNNNNNNNNNNNNNNNNNNNNNNNNNNNCACACTGCTGATAAACTAGAGCAGGGTCTGACTTGGAATGAGTATTAGACTGTTGCCTTGTCTTCGCAGACAACTGGCAGTTGGAGAGACCCAGCAAAGAGTACGTCCTTGGAGATAATATTAACTTTGAAGCTTCTGTCGTCCAGTTCTACCATGTGCCCCTCRGAGTCTTTGTGGACAACTGTGTAGCCACAGTCATCCCAAACACCAACACTGTCCCAAGATATGCCTTCATCGAGAACRGTGGGTGAGTATCCTTTGTAAGGTACTTGATCTAGTTCAAGGACTAATCGTTTGCTTTAATCTGCTAAGGAAAGCATTTCCCATTCCCTCCACCTGCCCACACTTCAGATCAACAGCCATCTTGAATGGCATCCCTCCAGAGTTTCAGCAGTGTAGGTAGCCTAATTTTGATTTGTGGCCTTCAGTTGTCTGGTCGACACCAAGCTGACAGGCTCCAGGTCCCAGTTCATACCTCGCACCATGGATGACACTCTCCAGTTCCAGATAGAAGCCTTTAGGTTTCATGCTGTGAACACTGGCTCAGTGAGTAGTTAATCCTGAGATCTTCTGCAAATTAGCTTCGGAATGTCCACATTTATAGAATTGGCAYGTTTGAGCTTCAATCATWAATTAAGTATAGTATGGCCAACATGACGTTGCTTTAAATTGGTGTCAAATCTACTAATTCATTTGTGGTACCAATGCTGAGACTTCAACACATGTCATTTCAACAGCTATACGTTACCTGCCTCCTGAAAGCCACAACTGCTTCAGCCCCTATTGATCATGAGAACAAGGCTTGTTCCTTCTCGAATGGGTAAGTCTGGGTATATATGGCAGGGTGTGCACTTTGCTTGTACGTGTACTATATGCAACACTCTCTTTTCAGTAGATGGCGCGAGGCCAGTAAGAAAGACCAGGTGTGTGGCTGTTGTGACACAGACTGTGGCATGAGAAGGGAACCGGATCCAGGTACATGTTCACTTCAGTCCAGTGTTGCTCAATCCATTCCTGGATGCCTCCctggggtgcacatttttgtcRTACTCCAGTACCTAGGTACTTGAATCGCCTAAACCTTTGGCTAAATTGGCGGTCAGTGCTTGGCTGGAACAAATGTGCACCCACTGAGTCACCCAGGAATTGACTGAGAAACAATGCTTTTGTGAAGTTTGATTCTTCTGAATTCTCCTTATATAGACATGGTCTTCTGCTCTTAGGTTTCCAGTGGGAGCAGGACATTTCTGTTGGTCRTCTCAACATAAAGGAAAAGCTTCTTGACTGATGGCGTAATTCTCAACTGGACTGACTTTGCTGCCCAAATGCATTCtggatgataaaaaaatatattgagatTAAGGTTTTTGTCTTGTGCATTTTGTTCATTGACCAGCATGAGCTTTTGTAATGTGTAACACAGGTCTAAAAGGAAGTTCCTCAACTCCCTGATTCTGTATCTTGGAAGTTAAGAtataacttgattgctgacataaTGTTTAGGTacgaaactcagcaaaaaaagaaatgtccctttttcagtaccctgtctttcaaagatgattCTTAAATCTGATAACTTCACGATCTTCAttgtcaaattttattagtcacatcaaatcaaatgtatttatatagcccttcgtacatcgaAAGGCTAtatagcctaaaaccccaaacagcaagcaatgcagatgtagaagacggtggctaggataaactccctagaaaggccgaaacctagagaggaaccaggctgaggggtggccagtcctcttctggctgtgccggatggagattataacagaacatggccaagatgttgaaatgttcataaatgaccagcatggtcaaataataaacaCAGTTGTCGagagtgcagcaagtcagcacctcaggagtaaatgtcagttggcttttcatagccgatcattaagagtatctctaccgctcctgcggtctctagagttgaaaacagcaggtctgggacaggtagcacgtctggagaacaggtcagggttccgtagccgcaggcagaacaattgaaactggagcagccaggtggactggggacagcaaggagtcattatgccaggtagtcctgacgcatggtcctagggctcaggtcctccgagagaattattgagagcatacttaaattcacacaggacaccggataagacagaagtactccagatataacaaactgaccctagccccccgacacaaacttcTGCAGCAAATATACTAGAGGCTGAGACAGgtggggtcaggagacactgtggccccatttgatgatacccccggacagggccaaacaggaaggatataaccccacccactttgccaaagcacagcccccacccatctagagggatatcttcaaacaccaacttaccatcctgagacaaggccgagtttagcccacaaagatctccgccacggcacaaaccaagggagtgccccaacccagacaggaagatcacgtcagtgactcaagtgacgcacccctcctagggacggcatgaaagagcaccagtaagccagtgactcagcccctgtaatagggttagaggcagagaatcccagtggagagaggggaaccggccaggcagagacagcaagggcggttcgttgctccagagcctttccgttcaccttcagactacactcaatcatatgacccactgaagagataagtcttcagtaaagacttaaaggttgagaccaagtctgcgtctctcacatgggtaggcagaccattccataaaaattgagatctatagtagaaagccctgcctccagctgtttgcttagaaattctagggacaattaggaggcctgtgtcgtgtgaccgtagcgtacgtgtaggtatgtacggcaggaccaaatgggagagataggtaggagcaagcccatgtaccGCTTTGTAGGtgaacagtaaaaccttgaaatcagcccttgccttaacaggaagccagtgtagggaggctagcactggagtaatatgataccatttttgggttctagtcaggattctagcagccgtatttagcactaactgaagtttatttagtgctttatccaggtagccggaaagtaaagCATTGCAGTAGTATAACCTAGAattaacaaaagcatggatgaatttttctgcataatttttggacagatcatttcagatttttgcaatgttacgtagatggaaaaaagctgtccttgaaacagtcttgatatgttcgtcaaaagagagatcaRGGTCCAGAKtaacgccgaggtccttcacagttttatttgagacgactttacaaccatcaagattaattgtcagattcaacagaagatctctttgtttcttgggacctagaacaagcatctctgttttgtccgagtttaaaagtagaacgttttcagacATCCACTTcgttatgtctgaaacacaggcttctagcgagggcaattttggggcttcaccatgtttcattgaaatgtacagctgtgtgtcatccgcatagcagtgaaagttatgcagagcctcagtctgacgccattaaaagatAATTTACcacattcacaagtgcagtctcagtgctatgatggggtctaaaccagactgaagcatttcatatacattgttagtcttcaggaaggcagtgagttgctgcgcaacagctttttctaacattttgctccgaatacaacaggtatatagaccttacagtgaaatgcttacttaaacaattaattaacatgcacctgtggaacggttaagacagtaacagcttacagacaagGGCAATAAAGGTGAAAGTTataactaaagaggcctttctactgactctgaaaaacaccaaaagaaagatgcccagggtccctactcatctgcgtgaacgtgcctacaagaaggcatgaggactgcagatgtggccaaggcaacaaattgcaatgtccgtactgtgagacgccaacGATAGcgctacaggacggacagctgatcgtcctcgcagtagcagaccacgtgtaacatctgcctgagttacaccaggaacgcacaatccctccatcactgCTCAGACTGTcggtaataggctgagagaggctggactgagggcttgtaggcctgttgtaaggcaggtcctcaccagacatcaccagcaacaacattGCCTGTGGGCACAAACTCACTGTCGCTAGACCAGACAggaatggcaaaaagtgctcttcatggatgagtcacgtttttgtctcaccaggggtgatggtcggcttcgcgtttatcgtcgaaggcaTGAGCATTACACCGGGTCCTGGAGCGGaattgaggtggagggtccgtcatggtctggggcggtgtcacagcGTCATCGAACTgtgcttgtcattgcaggcaatctcaacgctgtgcgctaCAGGCAAGACATCCTccaccctcatgtggtacccttcctgcaggctcatactgacatgaccttccagcatgacaatgccaccagccatactgtgtgtgatttcctgcaagacaggaatgccagtgttctgccaaggccagcgtagagcctggatctcaagctcagcacatctgggacctgttggctcggcgggtgagggctagcccccccccaccccagaaaTGTACGGgaaattgcaggtgccttggtgggagagtggggtaacatctcacagcaagaactggcaaatctggtgcagcccattaggaggagatgcactgcagtacttaatgtagctggtggccacaccagatactgactgttccttttgattttgaccccccccctttgttcagggacacatgactccatttctatttgtcacatgtctatggaacttgttcagtttatgactGTTgacttatgttcatacaaatatttacactttaagattgctgaaaataaacgcagttcacagtgagaggacgtttatttgctgagtttatatcaacaatggactgaTGAAACGAATACCTGAATTTTTGGGTGGGGTGTTCCTTTTAACCGGTCATCTTCAGCAGTGAGGCAAAGGTACACATTTCAGGGCTTGAAATTGCCCTTTCTCATGACTTAAATAttgattaacattttttttttaaatacgctGCTGGTGGGGCTACCACTCATAGGAACCATCGGATATTATATTTGAACTAAAATGTGACTTGCACAATTTCCCATGAACCTCCTGGGGGGGAAGTGGTCTATTCCAATGTTTTATATCCAGCCCATTAAAATTAATCAATGGACTGCAACAAtgcaaattatattttagattgtcACAACCAATAGTAATAAAAGTACTAGTCTCTACCAAACCATTACATTAGTCTTGTTTAGTTACAGGGTGTATTCCTGACTAATGGAAAAGTAGTCAACACTTTTAGTTCAGGAACTGTGGGTTTGATTTAAAAAGGACTTAATACTTTTGAGTGGGCAGGGACAAATAGGAAATACATGACCTTTCGGTGTTGATTAGAGTAGCTATACCGTAAAAGCTGTCTCGATTATATGTAATGATTTACGAATCCCTGAAATGGGGTCTTTGCAGGCTTTGTAGTGGTGAATGCGTTGTGTTACAAGCTCATTTGCTGGTATTTTTAGGAAGTGTTTGaaataatgttttaaaaaatatWgatattttacctttatttaaccaggtagggtagttgagaacaagttctcatttgcaactgcRacctggccaagataaagcataggagtttgacacatacaacaacacagttacacatggaataaacaaaacatactcaATAATACAATTTGGTCTTTTTGGACCGTGGTGCTGCATTGTCATGTCAGTGTTACATCAAACAGAACTTTAGTTGTCATTTAGGTCCAGAATGACTAATTGTCCCATTTTATCAACAGTGCTGAAGCTATTGGGTGTTGAGGATTTACAATCTGGTTGGCTTTTTAGTTTGTCAAGGCTGCCAATATGCCAATTCCGTTTCATATCGTGTTTGATGCATTTCACAGAACTCCATGAAATACCTCTTATTCCTCCacacattcataaaaatacatatttatccACCATAATAGAAGTGGAAAGGGTCCAACGGATTTGCAGACTTCAATTCTTCTGGAGTTCTCCAGCtgtaaaaaaacagaaacaaacaagTTAAATTATGCAAATGTTCAACTGCAAGACATGGTGagaatttggagaaaaaaaaaacttttgatttTCAGTAAATACTGTGAAGGACTTAGGTCATAAAATAATTATATCCAGCTTTTGTTCGGTATGTTTAATTATTTCAATGCAAAATCTTTCAAATGAGATTCGTTTAAGTTTTCATGACAGAGCAATGGGTGTAGCAAGTTAAAACatcttatggctgggatcccgggatcgatatgacaacagccagtgaaagtgcagggcgccaaattcaaaataacagaaatctcataattaaaattcctcagaaatacaagtatttgacaccattttaaagataaacttgttgttaattccaccacagtgtccgatttcaaaaaggctttacgacgaaagcacaacatatttGTAAcgactttcttcctgggatgaatgagaggaccaaaatgcagcgcggttagtgttcaacatgtttaatttgactaTACACGGTGAAcatttaacaaataacaaaataacaaacgtgaaagccgagacagtcctatctggtgcaaaaCACAAACACWgagacaggaaacaatcacccacaaaatcccaacacWAAACAAGCCTCCTRtatatgattctcaatcagggacaacgattaccagctgcctctgattgagaaccatattaggctggacacagaaacagacaaactagacacacaacatagaattcccacccagctcacgtcctgaccaacactaaacaagcaaaacacataataactctgatCAGGACGTTACaatattatgttaggtcagcacctgttcacagaaaaacagcaatttttccagccaaagtcacaaaaagcagaaagagataaaatgaatcactaacctttgatgatcttcatcagatgacactcataggacttcatgttacacaWgatatgtatgttttgttcgataaagttcatatttatatccaaaaatcgcagtttacattggcgcgtaatgttcagtaatgttttgcctccaaaacatccggtgattttgcagagccacatcaatttacagaaatactcacaataaacattgataaaagatacaagtattatacatggaactttagataaacctcaacttaatgcaatcgctgtgtcagatttcccaaaaactttacggaaaaagcacaccatgctataatctgagtacagcgctcagagcccaaacaagccatgaagatatccgccatgttgtggaatcAACAGATGTCAGATTAGCAATATAAATATTCACCTACCttggatgatcttcatcagaatgcactcccaggaatcccagttccacaataaatgtttgatttgttccataaagtccatcatttatgtccaaacacctcctttttgtttgcgcgttcagtacacaatccaaactcacgacgcacgGGCAAGTacatgcgaaagttcagacgaaaagtcatattacagtttgtagaaacatgtcaaacgaagtatagaatcaatctttaggatgtttttaacataaatcttcaataatgttcctcacggagaattcctttgtcttcagaaatgcaatggaacgcaagctaactatctcccgtgaacgcgcctggtcagctaatggcactctgccagagccctgactcaaagagccctcatccccccctccttcacagtagaagcatcaaacaaggttctaaagactgttgacatttagtggaagccttaggaagtgcaatatgaccaaaatcccactgtatcttcgataggcaatgagttcaaaacctacaaacctcagatttcccacttcctggttggattttttctcaggtttttgcctgccatatgagttctgttatactcacagacttcattcaaacagttttagaaacttcagagtgttttctatccgaatctaataatatgcatatattagcaactgggcatgagtagcaggcagtttactctgggcaccttattcatccaagctactcaatactgcccccagccataagaagttaaactcaCCAATCTCTAGGCAACACTAAACCCATTATTACAATAATTAACCCTTATGGCTTTGCCTTTTGCAGTGCTAGACAAATATTACAAGCTTTATCAAAATTATTCAATAGAACATTTATTGAGATAAACCAAGATCTTGACAGTGTTAAGTTTACACTAACAAAGTtacgtttttttaaacatttttgagtAATTTATTTTACACTTTTCTATGGCTCTAATTTGCAGCTGTGGTGTTGCATCTGTCATTCTGTTTATCGCTCTCTGACAAAGACCCTCGCTTTCTGTGAAATAATTATGTTCAGGAAACACTTGAATGGTGAAGGCTGACCCAAGAGCAGCTCTgcctttcgatcctatcagtatcgacacctTCTTCAACGATACACATAGCGACCcttctctctgcgtggtgttttgggaaacgcttgttacgttgtaggaaagatgcatcgttaaaacactcaGAGGCCTCCGTTCCATCGCTATCGTGAAACCGGGCCCAGGTCTACTGGAAGCTGAGTGTACCATCTCTAGACAATGTTTTCTCACATTGTTTCACGTGTTCCTAAATTTGCATTTCCAGTTTGCTTGTTTCTCTTTTATTTTGCTATTTATTCAGATGTATCTAATAATTAGCATGGAAATGGRGCCTCTTTGTGGGAAGAAAAGACCACCTTGCAGAGAGAGATTATTTCTGCGGTATCTTTTTCTCTATGGATGCATATAAAATAATGAAAAGCATTCATAAAATATTTCGAAGGCACATTAGTTTATGGAGATTGGCAGGTTTTCGCCCATAATAACATGCTAATAATTGGGACTTTCTAGTTGCTATTTATGGAAGTCTAATCAGAAACAATGGGTAAAAAGTTGTGAAGAACAATCAACCAAAATGTTGTTTGTAACACTTTGCTTGTGACCCTTTAATTGTGACCCTTTAATTGTGACCCTTTAATTGTGACCCTTTAATTGTGACCCTTTAATTGTGTTTCTTGGCAGTCATCCACATTGTTTTTATTCACTARTTATCAGAAATTGAGTATGCAGCGTATTCCTACTGTAGTTCGCATGAAATGAAAAGTAGGCCGTAAGTGTTTTTTAAGGGTGGcactttaataaaaatgtaaatgtatttatcaaaGGCGGAGAGATGAATGTCAGATTAAATGCCCAATGCACACAGCTCTTGGTGATCCATTGCTAAGGGACATGCAAATCTGTCTCTTTAAAGGCCTGGTGAGAGTGCAAAATGTATCTCCTACCTAATTGGGACCTGTTAGACTGCTTTGATTTTCTCAAATGGCATAGGAACACtgtacacaccaaccacacacagggACTCTGACAGACGGACAGCCGGCTGCcttctgtctgtcggtctgtctataTGTTTGTCTGTAATTGCACGGTGCCCTAAACATCCGTTACTGTCCTTTTGAAAATAgtggccttcaaaataaatgttttccctgtCTGTGACTGTGCTATTATGATGTCACATAGAATTTAATTAACAAGAACAGTGCTTACTGTATTCCCTTTCCATAGAGCACAATGTCAAGACAGATGTTATTTCCTGCCTTGAAATGTCATGTCCAAAGAAATGGTACACTTTCTGAAGCCAGATCTCTTAGATATAACGGAAGGGCCCATCCTGTTTCAGTACATGTGTGGTCAAACTGTATGACAGCTATTTTCTAAACGGAGACGTACCCATCAGAACTAGATGTTCAAGTCGCAGACCAACTTCATTCATGTGACACATTTCTGTCATAGTCCAGCCAAGTGTAGAACACTGTGTGACCGAGTCGTTGTgagactggaggaggagaaggggacagAATGGGAGTGTAATCATGGGATGGATGGCCAGGAGCAGAGGTGACTGGAGAAGTGTATGGCTCAGCAGATTCTGCGGGACTGCTCGCTTGTCTTCCGCTGACCCTCGACCTTGTCTGTCCAAACCTCCTCTCCCATGGCCTCCAGAGTGTCCCCGAAAACTCTTACACCCAGTCCTCTGCTCCAACCCTGTGCTGTGGTTAACACTTTCCAAGGATCTTGTTCCTCAACTTCTTAAATGAATGGACTTTTCTCCTAAGAAATGTGTTGCAGGCAACATGAATTTAGTCAATTTTATGTGGTAAAGCAGAATGTCTCAGCATCTGTCCTTGTGAGCAGGTGTGTTCCAGTCCTCACTTAATTATGTTAAATTGGTCAATTAATTGACTAATGGTGTGCATATCAGACCACTTGAAGACGGTTAACTAAGGGTTAGGAAAATACACAGGACTTCCGGGACTAAAACCCATCTTTTTAGACAGAGAGACGGATCAGGAAAGGCATGCCTACAGGGATGACAGAGtaagaggtagagggagaaagacagatgtTCAGAATATAGTCGTTTTSTGACAGCCTCTCAAGGGTCCTCATATATGCAGGCTGTTAATTATTTAGATGCAGTTgtgtttttcctctcctccttgatTAGTCCCGGCTGAGTGACTGTGCGTCTTTTAGGGTCCCCAGGGAAGACTATTCCAATGCAAGGTCGTAGGGTGACGAGTCTTAACAGAACAGCGGACATTGTTTTATGTTGGTCTTAAAGACATAATCCCACATTTCCTGgggtcaaacacatacaaaaaaacatTCAGAAGTGGTCGCACCAAGTTTGCTTGTGCTTTTTTTCCAGAGGAAATAAAACgttaaaagcatctgctaattgGCCATATTTCTTAAGAACTTGTGCCCAAAACTTAGACAAGGATTGGCTAATCACTGAAGATGAGTAGGATGTGGAAGAGAGGGGGCGTGCTTGCTCTACACACAGCCACACCAGAAGAGGTCTGTTAGAAGGGGTCTGTTGTGTCCCAAAATCTAATCCAATCCCTCATCCACTTTCAGGAGCATGTTCGTGTTCCTCTGGTGGCCTCGTTTAAGCTGTCCACCTGAGGCTCACACACTGACACCATCTCCTCCATTACCCCACATACCCATTTATTAGTAATTTAGGCCTCTATTAAATCTGCAttgcggaagttcagctttacagcatgattgaaatttaaaggcaatgttcctgctttAGCGACGACTGCATCATGGTAAATGCTCCATATGTTGGCTCAATC is a window of Salvelinus sp. IW2-2015 linkage group LG13, ASM291031v2, whole genome shotgun sequence DNA encoding:
- the LOC111971178 gene encoding zona pellucida sperm-binding protein 3-like is translated as MAPRMAPGGSWMPCVLVFKKRFMLNCCLVFADNWQLERPSKEYVLGDNINFEASVVQFYHVPLXVFVDNCVATVIPNTNTVPRYAFIENXGCLVDTKLTGSRSQFIPRTMDDTLQFQIEAFRFHAVNTGSLYVTCLLKATTASAPIDHENKACSFSNGRWREASKKDQVCGCCDTDCGMRREPDPGFQWEQDISVGXLNIKEKLLD